The proteins below come from a single Roseiflexus sp. RS-1 genomic window:
- a CDS encoding glycosyltransferase family 2 protein: protein MDLSLVIPCFNESDSIDQMRAQLNAIRPELARRGSFELVLVDDGSTDDTYERLKAAFADWEHVQIARHERNRGLGAALRTGFAHARGEVIVVTDSDGTYPFTTIPAMLDMMTPDVDIVTSSAYHPQGGVEGVPAYRLLFSQGASLIYRLLVNRHIHTYTAMYRAYRRRVIEQVPPTLEGYVVMAEILVNALLAGYHVVEYPAVLHVRKFGQSKAKIWRITKSHLRFQAHILRRRLAGLLRAAPVTTGRVK, encoded by the coding sequence ATGGATCTTTCGCTGGTCATTCCATGCTTCAACGAGTCGGACAGCATCGATCAGATGCGTGCGCAACTGAACGCCATACGCCCGGAACTGGCGCGGCGCGGCTCGTTCGAGTTAGTGCTGGTCGATGATGGCAGCACCGATGACACCTATGAGCGACTGAAGGCAGCCTTCGCCGATTGGGAGCACGTGCAGATTGCACGACACGAGCGCAATCGCGGGCTTGGCGCTGCGTTGCGCACCGGTTTTGCCCACGCGCGCGGCGAGGTCATTGTAGTGACCGACAGTGACGGCACATATCCTTTCACCACCATTCCCGCCATGCTCGACATGATGACGCCCGACGTCGATATTGTCACATCATCGGCGTATCACCCACAGGGCGGCGTGGAAGGCGTACCCGCCTACCGTCTGTTGTTCAGCCAGGGCGCATCGCTGATCTACCGGTTGCTGGTGAACCGCCACATTCATACGTACACCGCAATGTACCGCGCCTACCGTCGCCGCGTCATCGAGCAGGTTCCGCCGACCCTCGAAGGGTATGTCGTTATGGCGGAAATTCTGGTGAATGCACTGCTGGCGGGGTACCACGTCGTCGAATACCCGGCGGTGTTGCATGTGCGCAAATTCGGTCAGTCGAAAGCGAAAATCTGGCGCATTACAAAATCGCATCTGCGTTTTCAGGCGCACATCCTGCGGCGACGGCTGGCAGGGTTGCTCCGTGCTGCGCCGGTCACAACCGGCAGGGTGAAGTGA
- the wecB gene encoding non-hydrolyzing UDP-N-acetylglucosamine 2-epimerase: MKTVVTVLGTRPEIIKLSPLIPLLRERFRHILVHSGQHYSFEMDAVFFEELGLPAPDYTLAVGSASHGEQTARMLSRLEPILLATRPDMVLVQGDTNTAMAGGLCAAKLNIPVTHLESGGRSFNRQMPEELNRIILDHISTLLLAADETAERNLLAEGLPPERIRMVGSSVIDAVERNRQHALRSTILQRLEVTPGDYLVLTLHRSENTTPDVLPGMIRALGELAEEHTIIFLLHPRTAAAMRTCGIEMPRSIRVSEPLGYLDTLRLVEQARALLTDSGGLQEEAGALGTPALILRNETEWRYLVDAGRHVLIGNTHESILAGARRWLQPEALARLRAAPAPIRSGASERAVAAMIDVLESIA, encoded by the coding sequence ATGAAAACTGTGGTGACCGTGCTGGGAACGCGCCCGGAGATCATCAAACTCTCACCGCTCATCCCGCTGCTGCGCGAGCGATTTCGCCACATCCTGGTGCACTCCGGGCAGCACTATTCCTTCGAGATGGACGCAGTATTTTTCGAGGAGTTGGGTCTGCCAGCGCCCGATTACACCCTGGCGGTCGGTTCGGCATCGCACGGTGAACAAACCGCGCGCATGCTCTCGCGGCTGGAGCCGATCCTGCTTGCAACCCGACCCGATATGGTGCTGGTGCAGGGCGACACCAACACTGCAATGGCTGGCGGGCTCTGCGCCGCCAAACTCAACATTCCGGTCACGCACCTGGAGTCGGGCGGGCGATCCTTCAACCGTCAGATGCCCGAAGAACTCAACCGCATCATTCTCGATCACATCTCGACATTGTTGCTGGCTGCCGATGAAACGGCTGAACGCAACCTGCTGGCGGAAGGGTTGCCGCCGGAGCGGATCCGGATGGTTGGTTCGAGCGTTATCGATGCGGTCGAACGCAACCGGCAGCACGCCCTACGCTCAACCATCCTGCAACGTCTGGAGGTGACCCCCGGCGACTACCTGGTGCTGACGCTACACCGCAGCGAGAATACTACCCCCGACGTATTGCCGGGCATGATCCGCGCGCTCGGAGAACTGGCGGAAGAGCACACTATCATCTTCCTGCTGCATCCGCGCACTGCCGCTGCGATGCGAACCTGTGGCATCGAGATGCCGCGCAGTATTCGTGTGAGCGAGCCGCTGGGGTACCTCGACACCCTCAGGCTGGTCGAACAGGCGCGTGCGCTGTTGACCGACTCTGGCGGATTGCAGGAGGAAGCCGGCGCACTGGGAACGCCGGCGCTCATCCTTCGGAATGAGACTGAGTGGCGCTATCTGGTCGATGCCGGCAGGCATGTGTTGATCGGTAACACCCATGAGTCAATCCTTGCCGGGGCGCGCCGGTGGTTGCAACCAGAGGCGCTTGCCCGACTGCGTGCAGCGCCAGCGCCGATCCGCAGCGGCGCCAGCGAACGCGCAGTGGCGGCGATGATCGACGTTTTAGAAAGCATCGCCTGA
- a CDS encoding EamA family transporter, translating to MTPMMLTLILILIPTVTGVAGQLLLKVGMSQLGALEISVAAIPSLIMRIILSPYIIVGLAIYFGGVFFWLLALNRADLSYVYPFASLSYVLITLASWLLLHEAVPPLRWIGLVVICIGVMLVARS from the coding sequence ATGACCCCCATGATGCTGACCCTGATACTGATTCTCATCCCGACCGTCACTGGCGTCGCCGGTCAACTGCTGCTGAAGGTCGGCATGTCCCAACTGGGAGCGCTGGAGATCAGCGTCGCCGCGATCCCATCGCTGATCATGCGGATCATCCTTTCGCCCTACATTATCGTCGGTCTGGCGATCTACTTTGGCGGCGTGTTCTTCTGGCTGCTGGCGCTCAACCGCGCCGATCTGAGTTACGTTTATCCTTTCGCCAGTCTCAGTTACGTCTTGATCACGCTGGCATCATGGCTGCTGCTCCACGAAGCAGTTCCACCACTGCGCTGGATCGGGTTGGTGGTCATTTGTATCGGCGTTATGCTGGTTGCGCGGAGTTGA
- a CDS encoding NAD(P)/FAD-dependent oxidoreductase: MPTIDIVGGGILGLALGYDLIKRGIGVRIWERSHELGGLMGRTRFDELDGLEVDRYYHAILSSDRTLMRLFEELGLRSELRMTATSMGFYHNGKLYSMSTPLDFLRFPPLSPIDRFRLGLAILRARQVKDWRALEQIPVVEWLTNLSGRRTVEHIWKPLLRAKFDGGFDNVPATYIWSRLVRTTDTREKGGAVEKMCFLPGGYAMLIDALAKAIIARGGRITTSVAVQQVRINNGQVCGLRLSDGEIASDGAVLTLQTPIARRLLPPEAADVNARWSALEDYLGIVCMLLVLRRSLSPYYTLNITDERIPFTGVIETTNLIDRQFTNGYHLVYLPKYVAPDNLFAQMNDEALQRSFLVYLRQMFPDLQTEDIAALRIGRERYVEPLHPIGRTDDIPPFTTDIAGLYLVNSSQIYPQLTNGEAAVAHAAQAARVIEQTIPVNEELQQAITT; the protein is encoded by the coding sequence ATGCCCACAATCGATATCGTTGGCGGCGGCATCCTCGGGCTTGCACTCGGCTACGACCTGATCAAACGCGGTATTGGCGTGCGAATCTGGGAGCGGAGCCACGAACTGGGCGGTCTCATGGGGCGCACCCGTTTCGATGAACTCGATGGTCTGGAAGTAGACCGCTACTACCACGCTATTCTGAGCAGCGACCGCACGCTGATGCGCCTGTTCGAGGAGTTGGGGCTGCGCAGCGAACTGCGGATGACCGCGACGTCAATGGGGTTCTACCACAACGGTAAACTCTACTCGATGTCAACTCCGCTCGATTTCCTGCGCTTCCCGCCGCTCTCGCCAATTGATCGTTTCCGCCTGGGGCTTGCCATTCTGCGCGCACGCCAGGTGAAGGACTGGCGCGCCCTGGAGCAGATTCCGGTGGTCGAATGGCTCACAAACCTGAGCGGACGGCGAACAGTGGAGCATATCTGGAAGCCGTTGCTGCGCGCCAAATTCGATGGCGGCTTCGACAACGTACCGGCGACCTACATCTGGTCGCGGCTGGTGCGCACGACCGATACCCGCGAGAAGGGTGGCGCAGTCGAGAAGATGTGCTTCCTTCCAGGTGGTTACGCCATGCTCATCGATGCGCTGGCGAAAGCGATCATCGCACGGGGAGGGCGGATTACCACTAGCGTGGCAGTCCAGCAGGTGCGCATAAACAACGGACAGGTGTGCGGGTTGCGGTTGAGCGATGGCGAGATCGCCAGCGATGGTGCAGTTCTGACGTTGCAAACACCAATCGCACGGCGGCTGCTTCCCCCGGAAGCAGCGGATGTCAACGCACGCTGGAGCGCGCTGGAAGACTATCTTGGCATCGTCTGCATGCTCCTGGTGCTACGCCGGTCTCTCTCGCCCTACTACACACTCAACATCACCGATGAGCGCATTCCGTTCACCGGCGTCATCGAAACTACCAATCTGATCGACCGGCAATTCACCAACGGGTATCACCTGGTCTATCTGCCGAAGTATGTCGCACCCGACAATCTCTTCGCTCAGATGAACGATGAAGCGTTGCAACGCTCGTTCCTGGTCTATCTCCGCCAGATGTTCCCCGATCTTCAGACGGAGGATATTGCAGCGCTACGGATCGGACGCGAACGGTATGTCGAACCGCTCCATCCGATCGGTCGCACGGACGATATTCCTCCCTTCACGACTGATATTGCCGGGCTATACCTGGTGAACAGCAGCCAGATCTACCCGCAACTGACGAATGGTGAGGCCGCAGTTGCTCACGCAGCACAGGCGGCGAGGGTCATCGAACAGACGATACCTGTGAATGAGGAATTGCAGCAGGCAATCACAACCTGA